A single genomic interval of Alteromonas sp. CI.11.F.A3 harbors:
- a CDS encoding PhoD-like phosphatase N-terminal domain-containing protein, protein MDRRSFIKLGSIAGASVAIATGLAGCVSTKKPQDNASFTHGVASGDPLHNSVILWTRALPETRIPSAYILWEVITKNPVIAQSETGFF, encoded by the coding sequence ATGGACAGACGTTCTTTTATTAAATTAGGTTCAATCGCCGGTGCCAGTGTTGCCATTGCAACAGGTTTAGCAGGCTGTGTTTCCACTAAAAAACCACAAGATAATGCTAGCTTTACTCATGGTGTTGCTAGCGGCGATCCTCTACATAATAGCGTAATTCTTTGGACCCGTGCTTTGCCCGAAACGCGTATCCCAAGTGCTTATATTTTATGGGAAGTAATAACAAAAAATCCCGTTATCGCTCAAAGCGAAACGGGATTTTTTTAG
- the rnr gene encoding ribonuclease R encodes MSDDPHYQREKEKYENPVASREFLMSLLKEEDKPLSFLEICTAVNAEEEDARIGIQRRLRAMEREGQVQFTRQKKYILQDQDELFRGKVIGHRDGFGFLRPEDKSGDLFISAGQMKLFLHDDIVEARVSGTDRRGRKEAFITQVVEPRSEPIVGRYFVEQGFGMVVPDDSRLQYEIVIPPEHVHGARMGQIVVVELTQRPRRKMSPVGKIVEVLGEHMAPGMEIEMALRTFDIPHQWPKGVTKQVKSLTEQVPDEAKEGRIDLRQLPLVTIDGEDARDFDDAVYCEPLDDGGWQLWVAIADVSYYVRNGTALDDEAQQRGNSVYFPEQVIPMLPEVLSNGLCSLNPEVDRLCMVCEMTITAQGKLDTYQFYEAVMNSHARLTYTKVWQILQGDKDLHQRYEAQVPHLRHLHDLYRSLKKARQHRGAIEFETQESKFVFNAQRKIENIVPLIRNDAHKLIEECMILANVSAALTLSENEAPTLYRVHDKPDADRLTAFTSYLAEIGVPHKITDEALPADFTDVVLKTRGRPDEELIQTMLLRSMKQAIYDGDNLGHFGLALEAYAHFTSPIRRYPDLVVHRALKGIIAKQKGKNTVSGAKNYTVEEIEQLGEQCSMTERRADDATRDVADWLKCEFMLDHVGDTFEGVVSSVTNFGLFVRLTEYHIDGLVHITSLDDDFYHYDQVKQILAGESGHRQFRLGDTVEVKVAAVNLDERKIDLLLDKSMLRGPGGKKVKVASAKKPPRNAKRGPKKAAPKGKGAPSRSKKGGKR; translated from the coding sequence ATGAGTGATGATCCGCATTATCAGCGCGAGAAAGAAAAGTACGAAAACCCGGTAGCAAGCCGGGAGTTTTTGATGAGTCTATTGAAAGAAGAAGACAAGCCACTGTCTTTTCTTGAAATATGTACGGCAGTCAATGCCGAAGAAGAAGATGCCCGTATAGGCATTCAGCGCCGCCTTCGCGCCATGGAGCGAGAAGGGCAAGTGCAGTTCACCCGTCAAAAGAAGTACATTCTTCAAGATCAAGATGAGTTGTTCCGCGGTAAAGTGATTGGCCACCGAGATGGCTTCGGCTTTTTACGCCCCGAAGATAAAAGCGGTGACCTTTTCATTAGCGCAGGCCAAATGAAACTGTTTTTGCATGACGATATTGTAGAAGCGCGCGTAAGCGGTACTGACCGCCGTGGTCGTAAAGAAGCCTTTATTACGCAAGTGGTAGAACCTCGTTCAGAGCCAATTGTTGGCCGCTACTTTGTAGAGCAAGGATTTGGCATGGTTGTGCCGGACGACAGTCGCCTACAGTATGAAATTGTTATTCCGCCAGAACATGTGCACGGCGCCCGCATGGGGCAAATAGTAGTGGTTGAGCTTACACAGCGCCCACGCCGTAAAATGAGCCCAGTGGGTAAAATTGTTGAAGTACTAGGTGAACATATGGCACCTGGTATGGAAATAGAAATGGCGCTTCGCACCTTTGATATTCCGCATCAATGGCCTAAAGGCGTTACTAAGCAAGTTAAAAGCCTTACCGAACAAGTGCCCGATGAAGCAAAAGAAGGGCGAATCGATTTACGTCAGCTTCCTCTTGTAACCATTGATGGTGAAGATGCGCGTGATTTTGATGATGCCGTATATTGTGAACCGCTAGACGATGGTGGTTGGCAACTTTGGGTAGCCATTGCCGATGTCAGTTACTACGTACGAAATGGCACAGCACTAGATGATGAAGCCCAACAGCGAGGCAACTCGGTGTATTTCCCCGAGCAAGTTATACCTATGCTGCCGGAAGTGCTTTCTAACGGCTTGTGTTCACTGAACCCAGAAGTTGATCGCTTGTGTATGGTGTGCGAGATGACCATTACTGCGCAAGGTAAGTTAGATACTTACCAATTCTATGAAGCCGTAATGAATTCACACGCTCGCCTAACGTACACTAAGGTATGGCAAATATTGCAAGGCGACAAAGACTTGCATCAACGATATGAAGCACAGGTGCCGCATTTGCGACATCTTCACGATTTATATCGTTCATTGAAAAAAGCCCGTCAGCACCGCGGTGCTATCGAGTTTGAAACCCAAGAAAGTAAGTTTGTATTTAACGCACAGCGTAAAATTGAAAACATCGTGCCGCTTATCCGTAACGATGCTCACAAACTTATTGAAGAGTGCATGATTTTAGCGAACGTGAGTGCTGCACTTACATTGTCGGAAAATGAAGCACCTACATTATATCGAGTACACGACAAACCAGACGCCGATAGGCTTACAGCCTTCACCAGCTACTTAGCTGAAATAGGTGTGCCGCACAAGATCACCGATGAAGCCTTACCGGCAGATTTCACCGACGTGGTATTAAAAACCCGTGGTCGCCCTGACGAAGAGCTTATTCAAACCATGTTGCTTCGTTCAATGAAGCAGGCTATTTATGATGGTGACAACCTAGGCCACTTTGGGCTAGCGCTTGAAGCTTACGCGCACTTTACGTCGCCTATTCGTCGTTACCCTGATTTGGTAGTTCACCGCGCATTAAAAGGGATTATTGCCAAGCAAAAGGGCAAAAATACGGTTTCAGGTGCAAAGAATTACACGGTTGAAGAAATTGAACAGCTAGGCGAACAATGCTCTATGACCGAACGTCGTGCCGACGATGCTACCCGTGATGTTGCAGACTGGCTTAAGTGTGAATTCATGCTTGACCACGTGGGTGACACTTTTGAAGGCGTAGTGAGTTCAGTAACCAACTTTGGTTTGTTTGTTCGCTTAACTGAATATCACATTGACGGCCTAGTACATATTACTTCACTTGATGACGATTTCTATCACTACGACCAAGTTAAACAAATACTGGCGGGTGAGTCGGGACATCGTCAATTTAGACTAGGCGATACAGTAGAAGTGAAAGTGGCTGCGGTTAACCTAGATGAAAGAAAGATTGATTTATTACTGGATAAGTCTATGCTGCGCGGCCCCGGCGGCAAGAAGGTTAAAGTAGCCAGTGCGAAAAAGCCGCCTAGAAATGCCAAGCGAGGCCCTAAAAAAGCTGCGCCTAAAGGCAAGGGGGCACCATCGCGTTCGAAGAAAGGGGGTAAGCGTTAA
- the rlmB gene encoding 23S rRNA (guanosine(2251)-2'-O)-methyltransferase RlmB — MAQQEWLYGLHAMQSVLEQEPERVMEVMVLKGRNDERLTNIVNQARRFGISVQFCQRKALDDKVNGEQHQGVVARAKPARVMDEADLDRILDKESKPLLLVLDGITDPHNLGACLRTADGAGVHAVVVPKDKSASLNGTVRKVACGAAEVIPLIQVTNLARTLKHLQDKGLWIVGTAGETDKTLYDIKLDGPTALVMGAEGKGMRRLTKETCDELVKLPMAGSVSSLNVSVATGVCLYEIVRQRG; from the coding sequence ATGGCACAGCAAGAATGGTTATATGGTTTACATGCAATGCAGTCGGTTCTAGAACAAGAACCAGAGCGTGTAATGGAAGTGATGGTATTAAAAGGCCGTAATGATGAGCGTTTAACTAATATTGTTAATCAAGCACGTCGTTTTGGTATATCAGTACAGTTTTGTCAGCGTAAAGCACTAGACGACAAAGTTAACGGCGAACAGCATCAAGGCGTCGTAGCCAGAGCGAAGCCCGCTCGTGTTATGGATGAAGCTGACCTAGATAGAATTCTAGATAAAGAAAGTAAGCCTTTATTGTTAGTACTTGACGGTATAACCGACCCGCATAACCTAGGCGCCTGTTTGCGTACTGCTGATGGTGCTGGTGTGCATGCGGTGGTAGTACCAAAAGATAAATCGGCTAGCCTTAATGGCACCGTGCGCAAAGTTGCATGTGGAGCCGCGGAAGTTATTCCACTTATTCAAGTCACTAACTTGGCCCGCACGTTAAAGCACCTACAAGACAAAGGTTTATGGATTGTGGGTACGGCGGGTGAAACCGACAAAACCCTTTACGATATAAAACTAGATGGCCCAACTGCATTAGTGATGGGCGCTGAAGGTAAAGGCATGCGCAGGTTAACGAAAGAAACCTGCGATGAATTAGTGAAGTTGCCTATGGCAGGTAGTGTAAGTAGCCTGAATGTATCGGTAGCCACTGGTGTTTGCTTGTACGAGATAGTGCGACAACGTGGCTAA
- a CDS encoding S8 family serine peptidase — translation MKHTSISAIALAVSVGLVSHAATAAITKNTTATNTTNAPVKVEEKKASLQSLLGKRLVLKGESAQEKQRYIIKFKETLTTDVISNASSSKSGSSELVQATKSTVKRPFEVQSARSEIQKVGGDVRKELGKHRMMAASLSRSALNKLRNNANVESIEVDVKRTTMAQTTPYGYTMVQANQLSQADTTARRVCVIDTGYNLGHPDLPGTNDGVTGQANNSAVGNWYNDGNGHGTHVAGTIAAYDNSEGVIGVYPGVNLHIVKIFNDNGDWTYASDLIDAISQCQSAGANVVNMSLGGGSASTTEQNAMQSFTDDGLLLVAAAGNAGTSAKSYPASYDAVMSVAAVDSNENRASYSQYNDQVEIAAPGSAVYSTYPTDTYASLSGTSMATPHVAGGAALVWSYFPQCSNTQIRNALTSAAEDKGANGRDNLYGFGLMQLEDAYSYLNTNGCGGGGGSDPGTDPTVEPVSGQLTGLSASQSNWNRYTWTIPEGVTTMTVQTSGGSGDADLYMKFGSQPETNDFDCRPYENGNNEVCTFQAPAAGTWHIGIRAYTTYSGVTLSYSYE, via the coding sequence ATGAAACACACAAGTATATCAGCCATCGCCCTTGCAGTATCTGTAGGGTTGGTAAGTCACGCTGCAACAGCAGCAATAACGAAAAATACGACAGCGACAAACACAACCAATGCACCAGTAAAAGTTGAAGAGAAAAAGGCGTCGCTTCAATCTTTACTTGGTAAACGACTTGTTCTAAAGGGCGAGTCTGCACAAGAAAAACAGCGCTATATTATTAAATTCAAAGAAACATTAACGACAGATGTTATTAGCAATGCCAGTAGCAGTAAATCTGGCTCATCTGAGCTAGTTCAAGCCACTAAGTCTACCGTAAAGCGACCTTTTGAAGTGCAATCTGCCCGCAGTGAAATACAAAAGGTGGGAGGAGATGTTCGTAAAGAGCTTGGAAAGCATCGCATGATGGCGGCGTCTTTAAGCCGCAGTGCCCTTAATAAATTGCGTAACAATGCAAATGTAGAAAGTATTGAAGTAGATGTAAAACGTACAACTATGGCGCAAACTACTCCTTATGGTTACACCATGGTTCAAGCCAATCAGCTTTCGCAAGCAGATACTACCGCTCGCCGTGTATGTGTTATCGACACAGGGTACAACCTAGGGCATCCGGATTTACCTGGCACCAATGATGGTGTTACCGGTCAGGCGAATAATAGTGCTGTTGGGAATTGGTATAACGATGGCAACGGTCATGGTACCCATGTTGCTGGCACTATTGCCGCCTATGACAATAGTGAAGGAGTTATTGGTGTTTACCCTGGCGTGAATCTGCATATTGTTAAAATATTCAATGACAATGGCGATTGGACCTACGCCTCTGATCTTATTGATGCCATTTCACAGTGTCAAAGTGCGGGGGCTAACGTGGTAAACATGAGCTTAGGTGGCGGCAGCGCTTCTACAACCGAGCAAAACGCAATGCAAAGCTTTACCGATGATGGCTTGTTACTCGTCGCTGCGGCAGGTAACGCAGGTACGAGTGCGAAATCATATCCTGCCTCTTATGACGCAGTAATGTCGGTTGCCGCTGTAGATTCAAATGAAAATAGAGCAAGCTACAGTCAGTACAATGATCAGGTTGAAATAGCCGCACCCGGTAGTGCCGTTTATTCAACATACCCCACAGACACCTATGCTTCTTTAAGTGGAACGTCAATGGCTACCCCTCACGTTGCAGGTGGCGCGGCCTTGGTGTGGAGTTACTTCCCACAGTGCTCAAATACGCAGATACGTAATGCATTAACATCGGCGGCCGAAGATAAGGGCGCAAATGGACGTGATAACTTGTACGGTTTTGGGCTTATGCAACTTGAGGATGCCTACAGCTACCTGAACACTAATGGGTGCGGCGGCGGTGGCGGTTCAGATCCAGGTACCGACCCAACCGTTGAGCCTGTATCAGGTCAGCTTACCGGACTATCTGCATCACAAAGCAATTGGAATCGCTATACATGGACCATTCCTGAAGGCGTGACTACCATGACAGTGCAAACATCTGGCGGTAGCGGTGATGCAGACTTGTACATGAAGTTTGGTTCTCAGCCAGAAACCAATGACTTTGACTGCCGTCCTTACGAGAATGGTAATAATGAAGTGTGTACGTTCCAAGCACCTGCTGCAGGCACGTGGCATATCGGAATTCGTGCTTACACGACATACAGTGGCGTAACGTTATCGTATTCGTATGAATAG
- a CDS encoding DUF4397 domain-containing protein, translating to MQFQFPAWLRNVAIGLVAISGLAACGGSDSSSDYSYAYIQFYNASPNGANVEMREVDGDSFGSAQFGDTTAMYSMDNGEIELEFIRTDSDDQEVLIDTYTVNLKNGDKRLIVMSGDFASPIISDYSYTRETLEDHFRLFALSVTIDEGSYDFYLAESGDPFEAANFLGTVTASEMIEFDYWDPDDDSDYFDEDEYTIYLTEPGSTEVIFESQTLDFAYETEYLLTMRDVSGAIQSGLVVDTILNSSSVTALTDVEADSQYRIYNSTNITTALDVTFGGNTDEEDVAFSLDAGELSEFTEIGYGDYRVTVTDTSGEATTLSNKLITLNQGESKAILIYEKAGALGAVTFVESGLPQAYDKTVNFINLVEDFDDVDFYLVRNDETIDTAEYDLQNLEFGETDSEVLPSDYYEIIAVYEDDNEEQILLDRTALFGFNEEENYIVTVEPADTATGYEINILY from the coding sequence ATGCAATTTCAATTTCCGGCTTGGTTACGAAACGTAGCTATCGGTCTGGTGGCAATTTCAGGGCTAGCTGCTTGTGGCGGCTCTGACAGCAGCTCCGATTACTCGTATGCTTATATACAATTCTATAATGCTTCACCAAATGGTGCGAATGTAGAAATGCGAGAAGTCGATGGAGATAGCTTTGGCTCTGCGCAATTCGGTGATACTACCGCGATGTACTCAATGGACAACGGTGAAATTGAACTCGAGTTCATTCGTACCGACTCCGATGACCAAGAAGTGCTTATCGATACTTACACCGTTAATCTAAAAAATGGTGACAAGCGTCTTATCGTAATGAGTGGCGATTTTGCATCACCTATTATTAGCGATTACAGCTATACCCGTGAAACGCTAGAAGACCATTTCAGGTTATTCGCATTGTCTGTAACTATTGATGAAGGTTCTTACGACTTTTATTTAGCTGAATCAGGCGACCCATTTGAAGCTGCAAACTTCTTAGGCACAGTAACTGCGTCTGAAATGATTGAGTTTGATTACTGGGATCCAGATGATGACAGCGATTACTTCGACGAAGATGAGTACACTATTTACTTAACAGAGCCGGGTAGCACTGAAGTTATATTTGAATCTCAGACACTAGACTTTGCTTACGAGACTGAATACCTTCTCACTATGCGTGATGTAAGTGGTGCAATCCAATCAGGTTTGGTTGTAGATACTATCTTGAACTCATCTTCAGTGACGGCGTTAACCGACGTTGAAGCAGATTCACAGTACCGTATTTATAACTCAACCAATATTACTACAGCACTTGATGTGACCTTTGGTGGTAACACAGATGAAGAAGATGTTGCTTTTTCTCTTGATGCGGGTGAGTTATCTGAATTCACTGAAATTGGATACGGTGATTACCGCGTAACGGTAACCGATACATCTGGTGAAGCTACTACGCTTAGCAATAAGCTTATCACCTTAAACCAAGGTGAAAGTAAAGCGATTCTAATCTATGAAAAAGCTGGCGCACTTGGCGCGGTTACATTCGTAGAAAGTGGTCTGCCTCAAGCGTACGATAAAACTGTGAACTTCATTAACTTGGTTGAAGACTTTGATGATGTGGATTTTTATCTTGTGCGTAACGATGAAACTATCGATACCGCAGAATACGATCTTCAAAACCTTGAATTTGGCGAAACAGACAGTGAAGTATTACCGTCTGATTACTACGAAATCATTGCTGTTTACGAAGATGATAACGAAGAGCAGATTCTATTAGATAGAACAGCATTGTTCGGATTTAACGAAGAAGAAAACTATATTGTTACAGTAGAGCCAGCAGATACAGCAACAGGCTATGAAATTAACATTTTGTATTAA